In Dolichospermum flos-aquae CCAP 1403/13F, the following proteins share a genomic window:
- a CDS encoding XisI protein — MDTLDNYRRVIKEVLIPYTQIPYSYGVIECKTVFDDENDSYLLITIGWEGAKRIHGCLVHLDIIDGKIWVQRDDTEDGVTYELEAAGIPKDKIVLGFHPHNVRQHTGYAVI, encoded by the coding sequence ATGGATACCTTAGATAATTATCGCCGGGTTATTAAAGAAGTGTTAATACCTTATACACAAATTCCTTACTCCTATGGAGTAATTGAATGTAAAACAGTTTTTGATGATGAAAATGATAGCTATTTACTAATAACTATTGGTTGGGAAGGAGCGAAAAGAATTCACGGTTGCTTAGTTCATCTTGACATTATTGATGGCAAAATCTGGGTACAAAGAGATGATACAGAAGATGGTGTTACTTATGAATTAGAAGCAGCGGGAATTCCTAAAGATAAAATTGTTTTGGGTTTTCACCCACACAATGTTAGGCAACATACGGGATATGCTGTAATTTAA
- a CDS encoding XisH family protein, with protein MPAKDIYHNAVKNALIQEGWIITNDPLHLKWGQKDMYVDLGAKQLLAAEQGTRKIAVEIKSFVSPSEMADLKDAIGGFVLYRAVMSRLEPDRMLYLGVRDTVFTDLFEEPIGKLLRESENLNLLVFNSDAERITQWIP; from the coding sequence ATGCCGGCAAAGGACATCTATCACAATGCTGTTAAAAATGCCTTAATTCAAGAAGGTTGGATAATTACAAATGACCCTCTACATTTAAAATGGGGTCAAAAAGATATGTATGTAGATTTAGGAGCAAAACAACTTTTAGCGGCAGAACAAGGAACTAGAAAAATTGCCGTAGAAATTAAAAGTTTTGTCAGTCCTTCAGAAATGGCTGATCTTAAAGATGCTATTGGTGGATTTGTTTTGTATCGTGCTGTTATGAGTCGTCTAGAACCTGATAGAATGTTATATTTAGGAGTCCGTGACACTGTATTTACAGATTTATTTGAAGAACCAATTGGTAAACTTTTAAGAGAAAGCGAAAATCTGAATTTACTTGTTTTTAATTCTGATGCTGAGAGGATTACTCAATGGATACCTTAG